Below is a genomic region from Timaviella obliquedivisa GSE-PSE-MK23-08B.
CGACCAGTTTCTCTGCACCAATGTGTATGAACAGTCGCCTGCCTCGAATCCTGCCACGATCGCCCCAACGCCTCTAACCGCGACCGATCCTATTAGCTACATCCTAGTGCGCGCCCAACCCGGACAAGATCTAGAAGCACTTAAGCGCCAACTCGAAGCCAACCTGCCCGACACTCGCGCTTACACCCGCGCTGAAATGGCGCAGATCACTCGCAGCTATTGGCTCCGTCGAACTGGAGTGGGTTTTATTTTGGGGCTAGGAGCCACGGTGGGCTTCATTGTAGGGGTAGTGATTGTCGGACAAATTCTTTATTCCTCAGTGTCTGATCACTTAAAAGAGTTTGCCACCCTGAAAGCGATGGGTGTATCTGACCGGGTGCTTTACAGCATTATTATTGAACAGTCTTTGTGGATGGCAGTACTGGGTTATCTTCCCAGTATGGCGATTTGCTTGGGGCTTGGAGCTTGGACATTTGCGACCCAGGGGGTAACGATTTTAGTAACGCCGCTGATGGCAACTGGCGTGTTAGGAATTACTGTTTTTATGTGTGTGGGTTCGGCGGTGTTTGCGATTCAGAAGGTAACTCATGTTGACCCTGCGGTAGTTTTCAAGTCATAGACGTTGAAAAGAAGATGTTATGTAGTATTCAGTTTCGAGTCCGGATTGGAGGCGATCGTCCTAGAAGGATTGACAACTCATCCCAGCAAATTTAGATGGAACAGTTTAACGTCCTGCACATTCATAGATAGAGATTGAACATTTTGCCTCAATACTAAAACATAAGTCTAAAGCCATTGGTTTAAGAGACTTGGTCAAAATAAACAGGGTTCACTCAATTTAAGGATCTACCTCAAATCCGGTAGCCCGATAGACTAAAGATCTGAATATCTGCACCCCCTACTCAACTAAACGCGAATGACTGCCACGCCGATTCAATTTCAAGTCGATCTAACAGAGCCTCCCACAGTTCTGAGTTCAAGTTCTCACGAGATACTTGACCCATTCATGGGAACAAGGGCGATTGTTGCTAGGGGTGTAGAAATGGTTTTTCAGAGTGGCAACCAGAAATATCACGCCCTCAAAACTATCAATCTAGATGTTTACCGAGGTGATATTCAACTCTTGATGGGCCCTTCAGGCTCTGGCAAAACGACGCTTTTGTCAATTTTGGGTGGAATTTTAACTCCAACATCAGGCAGCGTTTGCCTAGCAGGACAAGACTTGACTAAAATGTCGCGATCGCAGCTTGCTAAGTTCCGGCTCAAAAATATTGGCTTTATTTTTCAAGAATTTAACCTTTTTCCGGCTCTGACAGCAGTTGAGAACGTAGAAGTTGCCCTGAAGCTCAAAGGGTTTAAGGGAGGAGCAGTGCATAAGGAGGGGCTGTTTTTACTAGAACAGGTGGGGCTAGCCGATAAAGCGAAGAGTCTTCCCCGCGATCTGTCAGGTGGACAAAAGCAGCGAGTGGCGATCGCCCGTGCCCTCGCCGGAAGTCCTCAGTTCATCATGGCAGATGAACCGACAGCAGCCTTAGATTCTCAAAGCGGTCATGCGGTCATTACGCTCTTGCGTCAACTTGCAAAAGAGCATAATCGGACAGTGTTAATGGTGACCCACGATCCACGAATTATGGATGTAGCCGATCGGGTAACAAACTTAGAAGATGGTGTTTTGCAGACTGTTTAGGTCGCTAATTTGTGCCATCTTAATTTGTGCCAGCTAGTATCTTATCGCTACCGTTTTAGAGATTGCCGCAAGGTTTCTTCTACCGATCGAGGATTCCAGCCTAATTCTTTTCTGGCTTTATCACCGCTGACTCGAACACAGCGATCGTAAATATAATGAACCCGCTCCCGGCTGATAGGCGGCTGCCAACTCAGTAAGTGTCCAATGGGTTCAAGAATATTGCCGACCAGTCGAACGACAGGTTGAGGAACCTCTGTGGGGGCAGGAATGCCAGTCTCTTGACTCAAAAATTGGAACATTGCACGAGTAGAAAGATCCCCAGTAGAAATAATGTAGTGAGAACCTGAGGGAGCATGGTCGGCAGCAAGAATCATAGCACTAACCAAATCATCGACATGGACGATACCTGTAATGCGATCGCCCCCTGCCCAAACTTTCAATTTGCCGTTCAGAAACGTATCCATTACTGGACCAAAGTGCGGATCATCGGCTCCAAAGATTCCCGATGGCATCACGCTGACAACCGGAAAACCCACTACGGCAAATTGATCGACGATCTGCTGTGCCTGGTATTTAGTCGAGTCGTAAGCAGAGGAAAACCCTTGTTGTTGACGCTCAAAAGTTTCATCAATAATTTGACCTTGCGTATCGCCATATACGCCAATGGTGCTGCAATAGACCATCTTTTGAACACCCACAGCTTGTGCCGCTTCCAAA
It encodes:
- a CDS encoding ABC transporter ATP-binding protein, with translation MVFQSGNQKYHALKTINLDVYRGDIQLLMGPSGSGKTTLLSILGGILTPTSGSVCLAGQDLTKMSRSQLAKFRLKNIGFIFQEFNLFPALTAVENVEVALKLKGFKGGAVHKEGLFLLEQVGLADKAKSLPRDLSGGQKQRVAIARALAGSPQFIMADEPTAALDSQSGHAVITLLRQLAKEHNRTVLMVTHDPRIMDVADRVTNLEDGVLQTV
- a CDS encoding NAD-dependent epimerase/dehydratase family protein — encoded protein: MKTLITGANGFTGSHLVKALVEQSEPSHTIIALVRKTSDLSRLTPTNVQLAYGDITDRASLQSAMQGVDRVFHTAAYVELGIVDAARMERINVEGTRNVLEAAQAVGVQKMVYCSTIGVYGDTQGQIIDETFERQQQGFSSAYDSTKYQAQQIVDQFAVVGFPVVSVMPSGIFGADDPHFGPVMDTFLNGKLKVWAGGDRITGIVHVDDLVSAMILAADHAPSGSHYIISTGDLSTRAMFQFLSQETGIPAPTEVPQPVVRLVGNILEPIGHLLSWQPPISRERVHYIYDRCVRVSGDKARKELGWNPRSVEETLRQSLKR